From the genome of Gorilla gorilla gorilla isolate KB3781 chromosome 4, NHGRI_mGorGor1-v2.1_pri, whole genome shotgun sequence, one region includes:
- the ETV4 gene encoding ETS translocation variant 4 isoform X7 → MQLPGPCPPAPSQHHPSLLSCLFPPAQVPDSDEQFVPDFHSENLAFHSPTTRIKKEPQSPRTDPALSCSRKPPLPYHHGEQCLYSSAYDPPRQIAIKSPAPGALGQSPLQPFPRAEQRNFLRSSGTSQPHPGHGYLGEHSSVFQQPLDICHSFTSQGGGREPLPAPYQHQLSEPCPPYPQQSFKQEYHDPLYEQAGQPAVDQGGVNGHRYPGAGVVIKQEQTDFAYDSDVTGCASMYLHTEGFSGPSPGDGAMGYGYEKPLRPFPDDVCVVPEKFEGDIKQEGVGAFREGPPYQRRGALQLWQFLVALLDDPTNAHFIAWTGRGMEFKLIEPEEVARLWGIQKNRPAMNYDKLSRSLRYYYEKGIMQKVAGERYVYKFVCEPEALFSLAFPDNQRPALKAEFDRPVSEEDTVPLSHLDESPAYLPELAGPAQPFGPKGGYSY, encoded by the exons ATGCAGCTGCCGGGGCCCTGTCCCCCTGCACCATCCCAACaccaccccagcctcctctcctGTCTCTTCCCACCAG CTCAGGTACCAGACAGTGATGAGCAGTTTGTTCCTGATTTCCATTCAGAAAACC tAGCTTTCCACAGCCCCACCACCAGGATCAAGAAGGAGCCCCAGAGTCCCCGCACAGACCCGGCCCTGTCCTGCAGCAGGAAGCCGCCACTCCCCTACCACCATGGCGAGCAGTGCCTTTACTCCAG TGCCTATGACCCCCCCAGACAAATCGCCATCAAGTCCCCTGCCCCTGGTGCCCTTGGACAGTCGCCCCTACAGCCCTTTCCCCGGGCAGAGCAACGGAATTTCCTGAGATCCTCTGGCacctcccagccccaccctggcCATGGGTACCTCGGGGAACATAG CTCCGTCTTCCAGCAGCCCCTGGACATTTGCCACTCCTTCACATCTCAGGGAGGGGGCCGGGAACCCCTCCCAGCCCCCTACCAACACCAGCTGTCGGAGCCCTGCCCACCCTATCCCCAGCAGAGCTTTAAGCAAGAATACCATGATCCCCTGTATGAACAGGCGGGCCAGCCAGCCGTGGACCAGGGTGGGGTCAATGGGCACAGGTACCCAGGGGCGGGGGTGGTGATCAAACAGGAACAGACGGACTTCGCCTACGACTCAG ATGTCACCGGGTGCGCATCAATGTACCTCCACACAGAGGGCTTCTCCGGGCCCTCTCCAGGTGACGGGGCCATGG GCTATGGCTATGAGAAACCTCTGCGACCATTCCCAGATGATGTCTGCGTTGTCCCTGAGAAATTTGAAG GAGACATCAAGCAGGAAGGGGTCGGTGCATTTCGAGAGGGGCCACCCTACCAGCGCCGGGGTGCCCTGCAGCTGTGGCAATTTCTGGTGGCCTTGCTGGATGACCCAACAAATGCCCATTTCATTGCCTGGACGGGCCGGGGAATGGAGTTCAAGCTCATTGAGCCTGAGGAG GTCGCCAGGCTCTGGGGCATCCAGAAGAACCGGCCAGCCATGAATTACGACAAGCTGAGCCGCTCGCTCCGATACTATTATGAGAAAGGCATCATGCAGAAG GTGGCTGGTGAGCGTTACGTGTACAAGTTTGTGTGCGAGCCTGAGGCCCTCTTCTCTTTGGCCTTCCCGGACAATCAGCGTCCAGCTCTCAAGGCTGAGTTTGACCGGCCTGTCAGTGAGGAGGACACAGTCCCTTTGTCCCACTTGGATGAGAGCCCCGCCTACCTCCCAGAGCTGGCTGGCCCCGCCCAGCCATTTGGCCCCAAGGGTGGCTACTCTTACTAG